A window from Nitrospinota bacterium encodes these proteins:
- a CDS encoding prepilin peptidase gives MQIYFFIIGASVGSFLNVVIHRLPERKSVVTPRSSCPNCGASIKPWNNIPLISYLLLRGRCPDCKAGISPRYPLVEFICALIFLSSYNQFGVTPASIVYMFFSASLIAITFIDLDHMIIPDVITLPGIPLGLLFAWLILPIGIESSVWGLVSGGALFFILALLVPGGMGGGDIKLIAMIGAFLGLKSVLFTIFLGSFIGSIVGITSIIILGKGRKTKIPFGPFLAIGALLSLFHDEFLTDLYLQLFVN, from the coding sequence ATGCAGATATATTTTTTCATTATCGGCGCGTCTGTAGGCTCATTCCTGAACGTAGTCATCCACAGACTGCCGGAGAGAAAGTCTGTCGTTACTCCCCGCTCATCCTGTCCCAATTGCGGCGCATCGATAAAGCCGTGGAACAACATCCCGCTCATCAGCTACCTTCTTTTAAGAGGTAGATGTCCAGACTGCAAAGCCGGGATATCTCCACGATACCCGCTCGTGGAATTTATTTGCGCCCTCATCTTCCTCTCTTCATACAACCAGTTCGGGGTAACTCCGGCCTCTATCGTGTACATGTTTTTTTCCGCTTCGTTGATAGCGATCACATTCATAGACCTCGACCACATGATAATCCCGGATGTAATAACTCTCCCCGGCATACCGCTCGGCCTATTATTCGCGTGGCTGATCCTTCCGATTGGTATTGAAAGTTCCGTCTGGGGCCTTGTATCTGGAGGGGCGCTTTTTTTCATTCTTGCTCTGCTTGTCCCAGGAGGAATGGGGGGGGGCGATATAAAACTGATAGCAATGATAGGAGCCTTCCTCGGATTGAAATCGGTCCTTTTCACCATCTTCCTCGGTTCGTTCATCGGTTCGATAGTTGGTATTACCAGCATCATCATTCTCGGGAAGGGGAGAAAAACCAAGATCCCGTTCGGCCCCTTTCTGGCGATTGGAGCGCTTCTTTCACTTTTTCATGACGAATTCCTGACAGATCTATACCTGCAACTATTTGTAAATTAG
- a CDS encoding recombination regulator RecX, protein MNVAYRLLARRDRSILEIREALKKRDFEEDTIKEVISRLVDDGYLNDRKFATLYGSSLSRNRKVGPNYIMNKLIKKGVDRKLADEAIAEIFSNPEDTENQLHSLIEKKMSRMKDGLSPIHIKKRLYDFLAGKGFGSDAILKAINKRKLF, encoded by the coding sequence ATGAATGTAGCTTATAGACTTCTGGCCAGAAGGGATCGGTCGATACTTGAGATCCGCGAGGCCCTCAAGAAAAGGGACTTTGAGGAGGATACTATAAAAGAAGTAATCTCCAGGTTGGTCGATGACGGATACCTGAATGACAGGAAGTTCGCAACTCTGTATGGAAGCTCGCTGTCGCGCAACAGGAAGGTCGGGCCGAATTACATAATGAACAAACTCATAAAGAAAGGGGTCGATAGAAAACTTGCCGATGAGGCGATTGCGGAGATCTTTTCGAACCCTGAAGATACGGAAAATCAGTTACATAGCCTTATCGAGAAAAAAATGAGCCGGATGAAGGATGGGCTTTCACCGATACATATAAAAAAACGTCTATATGATTTCCTGGCAGGCAAGGGGTTCGGAAGCGATGCCATATTGAAGGCAATCAATAAACGGAAACTTTTTTAG
- a CDS encoding sensor domain-containing diguanylate cyclase — MVGESMELGLEVSSRLNRFFERLSINLKIDSVKNTERAVLMMKYYEYDLAIWLASETRGEDVSQFVKSLDESENRIPLIFIAPNESAGNWEAAGRVGAGSLFTRETLDGMPKVVDEAILEYRSGVEKYDAMKDLLKSAQELKEVNDEIVHQSSKILRNKKEEEEERRKLEILLDFSQGIFILNLDRLIETLKERLPSIFGVELFSIFTLDENRLKLLASNHPQSGTSIKSEVLLEDSPLMKEALDSGKPVLVNDFAHSRFKTESRAKYRDNFAISIPILMDGKPIGVLNMNGNREGFFDHPDITFIHLGVDILASAISNAMQHNRLEELSITDGQTGLYNNRYFYRVLSAEWEKSRRYDRHFSLIIADIDFFKKVNDTYGHLSGDLILKEFADVLVSKVRKADTVARYGGEEFIIVLPESDKSDAALMAERMRKEIEASTFKGCDNADIKITSSFGVADSRMLGLKRGEDVLKMADNRLYIAKNGGRNMVVTSDKESP, encoded by the coding sequence ATGGTTGGCGAGAGTATGGAGCTTGGCCTTGAAGTATCTTCCCGTTTAAACCGGTTTTTCGAGAGGCTTTCCATAAACCTCAAGATAGATTCCGTGAAGAACACCGAACGGGCTGTTCTGATGATGAAGTATTATGAGTATGATCTTGCCATTTGGCTTGCGTCTGAAACGAGGGGGGAGGACGTATCGCAGTTCGTAAAATCACTCGATGAAAGCGAAAACCGGATACCGCTAATTTTTATCGCACCAAACGAGAGCGCGGGGAACTGGGAGGCTGCAGGGCGCGTAGGCGCGGGGAGCCTTTTCACAAGGGAGACCCTGGACGGAATGCCGAAGGTAGTCGACGAGGCTATCCTTGAATACAGGTCGGGGGTCGAAAAGTATGACGCCATGAAAGATCTCCTAAAATCGGCTCAGGAGCTGAAAGAGGTCAACGATGAGATAGTCCATCAGTCCTCAAAGATATTAAGGAACAAGAAGGAGGAGGAGGAGGAGCGGAGGAAGCTTGAGATACTCCTCGATTTCAGCCAGGGGATTTTCATTCTCAATCTTGATAGGCTCATTGAGACATTGAAGGAGCGTCTCCCCAGCATTTTCGGCGTGGAGCTGTTTTCCATTTTCACGCTTGATGAAAACAGGCTCAAACTTCTGGCTTCCAACCATCCGCAGTCCGGCACCAGCATAAAATCCGAGGTTTTGCTGGAGGATTCTCCGCTGATGAAGGAGGCACTAGACAGCGGAAAACCTGTGCTGGTGAACGATTTCGCGCACTCCAGGTTCAAGACTGAAAGCCGCGCAAAGTATCGCGATAACTTCGCCATCTCCATACCGATCTTGATGGATGGCAAGCCTATCGGCGTGCTGAACATGAATGGCAATAGGGAAGGCTTCTTCGATCATCCCGACATCACGTTCATTCACCTCGGCGTCGACATTCTCGCAAGTGCGATTTCAAACGCGATGCAGCATAACCGGCTGGAAGAGCTTTCCATAACTGACGGTCAGACGGGACTATACAATAACAGGTATTTTTATCGCGTACTTTCCGCCGAGTGGGAGAAGTCGAGGAGGTATGACAGGCATTTTTCCCTGATAATCGCTGACATTGATTTTTTTAAAAAGGTAAACGACACATACGGCCATCTTTCCGGCGATCTAATATTGAAGGAGTTTGCTGACGTGCTCGTAAGCAAGGTAAGGAAGGCCGATACGGTTGCGCGATACGGAGGCGAAGAGTTTATCATAGTGCTTCCGGAATCGGATAAATCCGATGCCGCTTTGATGGCCGAGAGGATGAGGAAAGAGATAGAAGCGTCTACTTTCAAGGGTTGTGACAATGCGGATATAAAAATAACATCATCTTTCGGCGTCGCCGATTCCCGAATGCTGGGTTTGAAACGGGGAGAAGATGTTTTGAAGATGGCGGATAACAGGCTTTACATCGCAAAGAACGGCGGTAGAAATATGGTAGTTACCAGCGATAAGGAGAGCCCCTGA
- the thpR gene encoding RNA 2',3'-cyclic phosphodiesterase, which yields MPEMIKYAMDTVRAFVAVKAGKEAEAALGGVLAELAKTGADVRWVHAENLHLTLKFLGNVKSERIGKITETVEKIARETGPISLAVNGLELIPNPHYPRIVCAELGGEVDKLKDLAELAEKELVKLGFEEEQREFFPHITLGRVKSFKAKSSLIMKMRQFHKRGLAKIDVKQIFLMKSELNPTGAIYTELAEMKLSAGGEK from the coding sequence ATGCCGGAAATGATAAAGTATGCCATGGATACGGTACGTGCATTCGTTGCTGTAAAGGCTGGAAAAGAGGCCGAAGCCGCCCTGGGGGGGGTGCTTGCTGAACTGGCAAAAACCGGAGCGGATGTGCGTTGGGTCCATGCGGAAAATCTACACCTTACACTCAAATTCCTCGGGAACGTGAAAAGCGAACGGATAGGAAAGATCACTGAAACTGTTGAAAAAATTGCGCGCGAAACAGGCCCGATATCTCTGGCTGTAAATGGCTTGGAACTTATCCCAAATCCGCATTACCCACGAATAGTCTGCGCGGAGCTGGGGGGAGAAGTCGACAAGTTGAAGGATTTGGCGGAACTGGCAGAAAAGGAACTGGTGAAGCTCGGGTTTGAGGAGGAACAGCGAGAATTTTTCCCCCATATCACCCTCGGTCGGGTAAAATCTTTCAAGGCTAAGAGCAGTTTGATTATGAAAATGCGTCAGTTTCACAAAAGAGGTTTGGCGAAGATCGACGTTAAGCAGATCTTCCTGATGAAGAGCGAGCTGAATCCTACTGGCGCAATATATACAGAATTGGCAGAAATGAAACTTTCCGCGGGAGGGGAGAAATGA
- a CDS encoding cyclic nucleotide-binding domain-containing protein, translating into MSLDKLEKLRDSVPFLKNFSNSDLNLFLSTVKPVNRPPGYLLYAKGDVPDCFHVIIKGEIEIYIEISSSTETKKKTITKLSAGDLVGEMGFAMRGEKGSGNRTASARTISDVILFEISEKSINDKPELMAAIYRNLTRALALKLAETNKLLYQNK; encoded by the coding sequence ATGAGCCTGGACAAACTTGAAAAGCTGCGCGATTCGGTTCCATTCCTGAAAAATTTCAGCAATAGCGACCTGAATTTATTCCTTTCAACTGTCAAACCTGTTAACAGACCGCCGGGATACCTTCTGTACGCAAAGGGAGATGTTCCCGACTGCTTCCATGTAATTATCAAGGGGGAGATAGAAATATATATTGAGATCAGCTCCTCCACCGAGACCAAAAAGAAAACCATTACGAAACTATCGGCTGGCGATCTTGTCGGGGAGATGGGGTTTGCCATGAGAGGGGAAAAGGGATCGGGCAACAGAACCGCCTCGGCCAGAACTATTTCCGATGTAATACTTTTCGAGATCTCGGAAAAATCGATAAACGATAAGCCCGAGCTGATGGCGGCGATCTACCGTAACCTGACACGAGCTCTGGCGCTGAAACTTGCCGAAACCAACAAGCTCCTCTACCAGAACAAGTAA
- the plsY gene encoding glycerol-3-phosphate 1-O-acyltransferase PlsY, protein MSIFFTFLACYIAGSIPTALVAGYLYGGIDIRTTGSKNAGATNLYRSFGLKLYVPVLLLDMFKGFAATLWLSALTDPEPLTALQMQIFCGIAAVFGHIFTVFARFKGGKGVATAAGMMLALIPAQVLLALAVYLVITSATHYVSLGSIGASVSLPVIFFLEYAFGGSSYEWEIYAVSAVLAALIIVTHRSNIGRLLRGEENKTYFFKRNSV, encoded by the coding sequence ATGTCGATATTTTTTACTTTTTTAGCGTGTTACATAGCCGGTTCAATTCCGACCGCGCTTGTCGCGGGATATCTGTACGGTGGAATTGACATTCGAACTACCGGGAGCAAAAATGCCGGTGCTACCAATCTCTATCGCTCATTCGGGCTGAAACTCTATGTTCCGGTATTGCTTCTGGACATGTTCAAGGGTTTTGCTGCGACGTTGTGGCTCTCCGCTCTAACGGATCCCGAACCCCTTACTGCTTTGCAAATGCAGATATTTTGCGGTATAGCGGCTGTGTTTGGGCATATTTTTACGGTTTTTGCCAGGTTCAAAGGGGGGAAGGGGGTCGCGACCGCCGCCGGAATGATGCTGGCTCTCATTCCCGCGCAGGTGCTTCTGGCACTTGCGGTTTATCTGGTGATCACTTCTGCCACCCATTATGTCTCGCTTGGATCGATTGGTGCTTCCGTTTCCCTCCCGGTAATATTCTTTCTTGAATATGCTTTTGGAGGGAGTTCATATGAATGGGAGATATACGCTGTTTCAGCCGTGCTGGCCGCCCTTATTATAGTTACTCACCGCTCGAATATCGGCCGTCTTCTCCGCGGGGAGGAAAATAAAACCTACTTTTTTAAAAGGAATTCTGTCTGA
- the recA gene encoding recombinase RecA produces MSDIPVDKKKALDMAFSQIEKNFGKGSVMLLGDHGPKFSADNVIPTGAISLDYALGIGGIPRGRVIEIFGPESSGKTTLTLHIIANAQKNGGIAAFVDAEHALDPEYAKHLGVDVENLVISQPDTGEQALEIVETLVRSGACDVVVVDSVAALTPAAEIEGDMGDSHMGLHARLMSQALRKLTGIISKSSTCVIFINQIRMKIGVMFGSPETTTGGNALKFYATVRLDIRKISAIKEKEDVIGNRTRVKVVKNKLAPPFKQSEFDIIFGTGISLLGDLIDLGVEHGAIEKSGSWYSYNGEKIGQGREQAKNTFKENPELTAKLETQLREKLGLGTAKKLKPQTPDNGNEPKEKTTGKTAKSKK; encoded by the coding sequence ATGAGCGATATTCCGGTAGACAAGAAAAAGGCGCTTGATATGGCCTTTTCCCAGATCGAAAAAAATTTCGGCAAGGGCTCCGTCATGCTCCTTGGGGATCACGGGCCGAAATTCTCGGCGGACAATGTCATCCCCACCGGGGCCATCTCTCTCGACTACGCCCTTGGAATAGGGGGGATACCGAGGGGGAGAGTGATCGAAATCTTCGGGCCTGAATCATCGGGTAAGACAACATTGACCCTTCATATAATTGCCAACGCGCAGAAAAACGGCGGTATAGCCGCATTCGTGGACGCCGAACACGCACTTGACCCGGAATACGCGAAACACCTCGGTGTAGATGTGGAAAACCTGGTCATATCCCAGCCGGATACAGGGGAACAGGCGCTTGAGATCGTCGAAACCCTTGTACGTTCAGGGGCTTGCGACGTTGTTGTAGTCGACTCTGTAGCCGCACTCACACCTGCCGCCGAAATAGAGGGTGACATGGGGGACAGCCACATGGGTCTACACGCCAGACTGATGAGCCAGGCGCTCCGCAAATTGACCGGCATAATCTCGAAATCGTCCACATGCGTAATATTCATCAATCAGATAAGGATGAAGATCGGCGTAATGTTCGGCAGCCCTGAAACGACAACCGGGGGAAACGCCCTGAAATTCTACGCAACTGTCAGGCTTGATATCCGAAAGATCAGCGCCATCAAGGAAAAAGAGGACGTTATCGGAAACAGGACGAGGGTGAAAGTGGTGAAGAACAAACTGGCTCCCCCTTTCAAACAGTCGGAATTCGATATCATTTTCGGCACCGGCATCTCCCTTCTTGGTGATCTGATCGACCTCGGCGTGGAACATGGTGCGATTGAAAAATCGGGCTCATGGTACTCTTATAACGGCGAAAAGATCGGGCAGGGGCGCGAACAGGCCAAGAACACATTCAAGGAAAATCCTGAACTCACAGCCAAGCTGGAAACACAATTGAGGGAAAAACTGGGGCTTGGGACCGCCAAGAAACTGAAGCCGCAGACGCCCGACAACGGTAACGAACCGAAAGAGAAAACGACAGGCAAAACCGCAAAATCCAAAAAGTAG